A portion of the Pomacea canaliculata isolate SZHN2017 linkage group LG13, ASM307304v1, whole genome shotgun sequence genome contains these proteins:
- the LOC112553717 gene encoding ubiquitin-conjugating enzyme E2 Q1-like, producing MACLANLKQDIKLLESTFPKDHERFQICSASVDELTCRFVGQNGEHFDIQANITETYPQTAPIWFSDSDDASLSAVIENMGDVPPHHFNIVSQVKMLVEGLCQLHDLPTGSELDVLEDALEKKGIPRRVAIEATESMSEEEEEEDEFHYDMEEETSGEQKAKEEVDGISVANLEVLEKLKQNQRQSYLKGSVTGSVQATDRLMKELRDIYKSESYKKEIYSVELVNDCLYDWNIRLKKVDQDSPLYADLQSFKEKEGRDFILLNFTFKDTFPFDPPFVRVISPVVSGGYVLGGGAICMELLTKQGWTSAYSIESVILQIAATLVKGKARIQFGATKTQYSLARAQQSFRSLVQIHEKNGWFTPPKEDG from the exons ATGGCTTGTTTAGCTAACCTTAAACAAGACATAAAGCTCTTGGAATCTACTTTTCCTAAAGACCACGAACGATTCCAGATCTGTTCAGCATCTGTCGACGAACTGACTTGTCGATTCGTTGGCCAAAATGGAGAGCACTTTGACATTCAGGCTAACATAACG GAGACATACCCTCAGACGGCACCCATATGGTTCAGTGACTCTGATGATGCTAGTTTATCAGCTGTCATTGAAAATATGGGTGATGTACCTCCTCATCATTTCAAT ATTGTCAGTCAGGTTAAGATGCTGGTTGAAGGGTTATGTCAGCTTCATGATTTACCAACAGGGTCAGAACTGGATGTCTTGGAAGATGCACTTGAGAAAAAG GGAATTCCACGACGAGTAGCCATAGAGGCTACAGAGTCCATgtctgaagaagaagaggaagaagatgaatTTCACTATGACATGGAGGAGGAAACATCTGG AGAGCAAAAAGCCAAAGAAGAAGTGGATGGCATCAGTGTGGCCAACCTGGAGGTTCTGGAGAAGCTGAAACAGAATCAGAGACAGTCTTATTTAAAA GGTTCAGTAACGGGCTCAGTACAAGCAACAGACAGACTGATGAAAGAGCTCCGTGACATATACAAATCAGAAAGCTACAAAAAAG aaatttacTCCGTAGAACTAGTCAATGACTGCTTATATGACTGGAACATTCGTCTCAAAAA AGTTGACCAAGACAGTCCGCTTTATGCTGATCTGCAGTCTTttaaagagaaggaaggaagagattTCATTCTTCTCAACTTCACATTCAAA gatACATTTCCTTTTGATCCACCGTTTGTCCGTGTTATTAGCCCAGTGGTGTCAGGCGGTTATGTTCTCGGAGGTGGAGCCATATGCATGGAACTTTTAACCAAACAG GGTTGGACCAGTGCATATAGCATAGAGTCAGTCATTCTGCAAATAGCCGCCACACTTGTCAAAGGAAAAGCACGTATTCAGTTTGGGGCCACCAAG ACACAGTACAGTCTTGCTCGAGCACAACAGTCTTTCAGATCCCTTGTTcaaattcatgaaaaaaatg gttgGTTCACTCCTCCAAAAGAAGATGGCTAA